A portion of the Glycine max cultivar Williams 82 chromosome 10, Glycine_max_v4.0, whole genome shotgun sequence genome contains these proteins:
- the MYB118 gene encoding MYB transcription factor MYB118 isoform X2 — MNSTTNTSNSQSMAAAAPSDGSGKKVRKPYTITKSRESWTEEEHDKFLEALQLFDRDWKKIEDFVGSKTVIQIRSHAQKYFLKVQKNGTVAHVPPPRPKRKAAHPYPQKASKNVLVPLPASIGYASSRNTLAPGFASWDETSLLMNAGADKPMTCQDELNNLHHGNEADIGSKGIAQITNSSLSGVGNSTGALPTSEIPKQGKQAPVLHGLPDFAEVYSFIGSVFDPETNDHVQKLKEMDPINFETVLLLMRNLTVNLSSPDFEPI; from the exons ATGAACTCCACCACCAACACTTCGAATTCTCAGTCAATGGCTGCAGCAGCACCGAGTGATGGTTCTGGGAAGAAGGTAAGAAAGCCTTACACCATAACCAAGTCCAGAGAGAGTTGGACTGAGGAAGAACATGATAAGTTTCTCGAAGCTCTCCAACT ATTTGACAGGGACTGGAAGAAAATTGAAGATTTTGTAGGTTCAAAAACAGTTATTCAG ATTCGAAGCCATGCCCAGAAATACTTCTTGAAAGTTCAAAAGAATGGGACTGTGGCACATGTGCCTCCTCCCCGTCCAAAGCGCAAAGCTGCTCATCCTTACCCGCAAAAGGCATCAAAAAATG TTTTGGTGCCACTACCAGCTTCCATTGGTTATGCTTCATCGAGAAATACGCTTGCACCTGGGTTTGCCTCATGGGATGAAACTTCCCTGCTGATGAATGCTGGAGCCGATAAACCCATGACCTGTCAGGATGAACTCAACAATCTTCATCATGGAAATGAAG CTGATATTGGATCAAAGGGGATAGCACAGATTACCAACAGCAGTCTCAGTGGTGTAGGAAATTCTACTGGAGCACTACCGACTTCTGAGATACCCAAGCAAGGGAAACAAGCTCCAGTGCTTCATG GTTTGCCAGATTTTGCTGAAGTTTACAGTTTCATTGGAAGTGTATTTGATCCAGAAACAAACGACCATGTCCAGAAGCTGAAGGAAATGGATCCTATAAATTTTGAAACT GTTTTGTTGTTAATGAGAAACCTCACTGTCAACTTGTCTAGCCCTGACTTTGAACCCATC TGA
- the MYB118 gene encoding MYB transcription factor MYB118 isoform X1, translated as MNSTTNTSNSQSMAAAAPSDGSGKKVRKPYTITKSRESWTEEEHDKFLEALQLFDRDWKKIEDFVGSKTVIQIRSHAQKYFLKVQKNGTVAHVPPPRPKRKAAHPYPQKASKNVLVPLPASIGYASSRNTLAPGFASWDETSLLMNAGADKPMTCQDELNNLHHGNEADIGSKGIAQITNSSLSGVGNSTGALPTSEIPKQGKQAPVLHGLPDFAEVYSFIGSVFDPETNDHVQKLKEMDPINFETVLLLMRNLTVNLSSPDFEPIKVLSTYDVNTVAVGIDVKTNDLSCQTA; from the exons ATGAACTCCACCACCAACACTTCGAATTCTCAGTCAATGGCTGCAGCAGCACCGAGTGATGGTTCTGGGAAGAAGGTAAGAAAGCCTTACACCATAACCAAGTCCAGAGAGAGTTGGACTGAGGAAGAACATGATAAGTTTCTCGAAGCTCTCCAACT ATTTGACAGGGACTGGAAGAAAATTGAAGATTTTGTAGGTTCAAAAACAGTTATTCAG ATTCGAAGCCATGCCCAGAAATACTTCTTGAAAGTTCAAAAGAATGGGACTGTGGCACATGTGCCTCCTCCCCGTCCAAAGCGCAAAGCTGCTCATCCTTACCCGCAAAAGGCATCAAAAAATG TTTTGGTGCCACTACCAGCTTCCATTGGTTATGCTTCATCGAGAAATACGCTTGCACCTGGGTTTGCCTCATGGGATGAAACTTCCCTGCTGATGAATGCTGGAGCCGATAAACCCATGACCTGTCAGGATGAACTCAACAATCTTCATCATGGAAATGAAG CTGATATTGGATCAAAGGGGATAGCACAGATTACCAACAGCAGTCTCAGTGGTGTAGGAAATTCTACTGGAGCACTACCGACTTCTGAGATACCCAAGCAAGGGAAACAAGCTCCAGTGCTTCATG GTTTGCCAGATTTTGCTGAAGTTTACAGTTTCATTGGAAGTGTATTTGATCCAGAAACAAACGACCATGTCCAGAAGCTGAAGGAAATGGATCCTATAAATTTTGAAACT GTTTTGTTGTTAATGAGAAACCTCACTGTCAACTTGTCTAGCCCTGACTTTGAACCCATC AAggtattgtcaacatatgatgtCAATACCGTGGCAGTAGGAATTGATGTCAAGACAAATGATCTATCATGTCAAACCGCTTAA
- the LOC100786828 gene encoding 60S ribosomal protein L4 produces MAAAARPLVTVQALDSDMATDASATVPIPDVMKSSIRPDIVNFVHSNISKNSRQPYAVSRRAGHQTSAESWGTGRAVSRIPRVPGGGTHRAGQGAFGNMCRGGRMFAPTKIWRRWHRKINVNQKRYAVVSAIAASAIPSLVLARGHRIESVPELPLVVSDSAESVEKTKEAIKVLKQIGAFPDAEKAKDSRSIRPGKGKMRNRRYISRRGPLIVYGTEGAKAVKAFRNVPGVEVANVERLNLLKLAPGGHLGRFVVWTKSAFEKLDSIYGSFDKPSEKKKGYLLPRPKMVNSDLARIINSDEVQSVVRPIKKDVKKATLKKNPLKNLNSMLKLNPYAKTAKRMALLAEAQRVKAKKEKLDKKRKTVSKEEASAIKSAGKAWYHTMVSDSDYTEFDNFSKWLGVSQ; encoded by the exons ATGGCCGCAGCAGCACGTCCTCTCGTCACCGTGCAGGCCCTCGACAGTGACATGGCCACCGACGCCTCCGCCACCGTCCCTATCCCTGACGTCATGAAGTCCTCCATCCGCCCGGACATCGTCAACTTCGTACACTCCAACATCTCCAAGAACAGCCGACAACCCTATGCAGTCAGCCGCCGCGCTGGCCACCAGACTTCCGCCGAGTCCTGGGGAACCGGTCGTGCCGTCTCCCGTATCCCCCGTGTTCCCGGCGGCGGAACCCATCGCGCCGGCCAGGGAGCCTTCGGAAACATGTGTCGTGGAGGACGCATGTTTGCCCCGACCAAGATCTGGCGCCGCTGGCACAGGAAAATCAATGTGAACCAGAAGCGCTACGCCGTTGTCTCCGCCATCGCTGCCTCCGCCATCCCCTCCCTCGTCCTCGCCCGCGGCCACCGCATCGAGTCCGTCCCGGAGCTCCCACTCGTCGTTAGCGACTCCGCCGAGAGCGTCgagaaaacaaaagaagcaATCAAAGTCCTCAAGCAGATCGGAGCATTCCCTGACGCAGAGAAAGCAAAAGACAGTCGCAGCATTCGTCCTGGAAAGGGGAAAATGCGTAACCGTCGCTACATCTCACGCCGTGGACCACTCATCGTGTACGGAACGGAAGGAGCCAAAGCCGTTAAGGCCTTCCGTAACGTCCCCGGCGTGGAAGTCGCTAACGTCGAGAGGCTTAACCTTCTGAAACTTGCTCCAGGAGGACACCTCGGGAGGTTTGTGGTTTGGACAAAAAGCGCTTTTGAGAAGCTGGATTCGATTTATGGGTCTTTTGATAAGCCCTCTGAGAAGAAGAAGGGGTACTTGCTTCCCAGGCCCAAGATGGTTAACTCTGATCTTgccaggattattaattctgaCGAGGTTCAGTCTGTTGTGAGGCCCATTAAGAAGGATGTGAAGAAGGCCACGCTGAAGAAGAACCCTCTTAAGAACCTGAACTCTATGCTGAAGCTGAATCCTTATGCCAAGACTGCTAAGAGGATGGCTCTTCTTGCTGAAGCTCAGCGCGTTAAGGCCAAGAAGGAGAAGCTCGACAAGAAGAGGAAGACTGTCTCTAAG GAGGAAGCTTCTGCCATCAAGTCTGCTGGGAAAGCATGGTATCACACTATGGTGTCAGATTCTGATTATACAGAATTCGACAACTTTTCTAAGTGGCTGGGTGTTTCACAGTAA
- the MYB118 gene encoding MYB transcription factor MYB118 encodes MNSTTNTSNSQSMAAAAPSDGSGKKVRKPYTITKSRESWTEEEHDKFLEALQLFDRDWKKIEDFVGSKTVIQIRSHAQKYFLKVQKNGTVAHVPPPRPKRKAAHPYPQKASKNVLVPLPASIGYASSRNTLAPGFASWDETSLLMNAGADKPMTCQDELNNLHHGNEADIGSKGIAQITNSSLSGVGNSTGALPTSEIPKQGKQAPVLHGLPDFAEVYSFIGSVFDPETNDHVQKLKEMDPINFETVLLLMRNLTVNLSSPDFEPIKKVLSTYDVNTVAVGIDVKTNDLSCQTA; translated from the exons ATGAACTCCACCACCAACACTTCGAATTCTCAGTCAATGGCTGCAGCAGCACCGAGTGATGGTTCTGGGAAGAAGGTAAGAAAGCCTTACACCATAACCAAGTCCAGAGAGAGTTGGACTGAGGAAGAACATGATAAGTTTCTCGAAGCTCTCCAACT ATTTGACAGGGACTGGAAGAAAATTGAAGATTTTGTAGGTTCAAAAACAGTTATTCAG ATTCGAAGCCATGCCCAGAAATACTTCTTGAAAGTTCAAAAGAATGGGACTGTGGCACATGTGCCTCCTCCCCGTCCAAAGCGCAAAGCTGCTCATCCTTACCCGCAAAAGGCATCAAAAAATG TTTTGGTGCCACTACCAGCTTCCATTGGTTATGCTTCATCGAGAAATACGCTTGCACCTGGGTTTGCCTCATGGGATGAAACTTCCCTGCTGATGAATGCTGGAGCCGATAAACCCATGACCTGTCAGGATGAACTCAACAATCTTCATCATGGAAATGAAG CTGATATTGGATCAAAGGGGATAGCACAGATTACCAACAGCAGTCTCAGTGGTGTAGGAAATTCTACTGGAGCACTACCGACTTCTGAGATACCCAAGCAAGGGAAACAAGCTCCAGTGCTTCATG GTTTGCCAGATTTTGCTGAAGTTTACAGTTTCATTGGAAGTGTATTTGATCCAGAAACAAACGACCATGTCCAGAAGCTGAAGGAAATGGATCCTATAAATTTTGAAACT GTTTTGTTGTTAATGAGAAACCTCACTGTCAACTTGTCTAGCCCTGACTTTGAACCCATC AAGAAggtattgtcaacatatgatgtCAATACCGTGGCAGTAGGAATTGATGTCAAGACAAATGATCTATCATGTCAAACCGCTTAA